One Osmerus mordax isolate fOsmMor3 chromosome 26, fOsmMor3.pri, whole genome shotgun sequence DNA segment encodes these proteins:
- the timm13 gene encoding mitochondrial import inner membrane translocase subunit Tim13, with product MDGFGSDFSAGAGSGKMDTGTIMEQVKVQIAVANAQELLQRMTDKCFKKCIGKPGGTLDNSEQKCIAMCMDRYMDAWNTVSRAYNSRLQRERARI from the exons ATGGACGGGTTCGGTTCAGATTTTTCAGCGGGTGCTGGGTCTGGTAAAATGGACACTGGCACAATTATGGAGCAAGTGAAGGTCCAGATTGCAGTAGCTAATGCGCAAGAGCTGTTACAG AGAATGACAGATAAATGCTTCAAGAAATGCATAGGTAAGCCTGGAGGCACATTAGACAACTCTGAACAG AAATGCATCGCCATGTGCATGGATAGGTACATGGATGCCTGGAACACTGTGTCGCGTGCCTACAACTCCAgactgcagagggagagggcgCGCATCTGA